The sequence TCTACGAGTGTTCGGACACGCAGAAGCCCAAGTACCTCGCGCCGGTGGTCGAGGGCGCGAAGACCTATTCAGTGGCGTTTGACGAGCCCGTGCCCTTCAGCGAGCCCGCCAAGATGGCCACCACCGCGACGCAGTCCGACAGTGGCTATGTCCTCAACGGCGCCAAGCTGCTCGCCAAACCCAAAGCCGACTTCTATCTGGTCTTCGCCATAGGTCCTATCGGCCCTATCTGTCTGATTCTGGATCCCGGTACTCCGGGCACCACGCTCACCGGCAACCTGCTGACCCTGAGGGACTGCGCCGTCACCGCCGAGCAGGTCCTCGGCCCTCCGGGCAAAGCCCTGAGCCTTGGCCGCAAGTGGTTCCCGCTCACGCGCATCATCCGCGCCGCGGCGATACTCGGCACCTGCGACCGCCTGCTCGAAGTCAGTGCCCAGTACGCCCACGACTGGACCTCAATGGGCACGCACATCTCCGAACGCGCGTCGATTCAGCAGACGCTTGCCGACATGGCCGGCGACATCGAGGCCCTGCGCTGGATGGTGTATCACACGGCATGGCTCGCGGCCGAAGGCAAGAAGGTCGAGTACGATTCGATGCTGGTGAAGCTGCAGTCTCAGAGGGTCCTGACCGAAACGGTCAACCGCTCGGTGCGCATCCACGGCGGCACCATCCCACCGATAGCCGAATGGCTGCGCAAGAACGCCGCCGATTCCGACGCGACTGACCTGCTCCGCCTCGCTGTCGCCCGCGAGACCATCTCCCGCCTTCAACCGTAGGCGCGGGACGAGTCCTCAGAATGGGGACTGTACCGGATTGCGGCCGAGTCTTCTCGGCCGGGGACTGTCCCCATTCTGAATCTGAAGTGGATCGTGTCCCAAGCCGGTAGCTGACGCAGACAGGTTCATCCGCAGATTGCGCAGATGACGCAGATTGTCTGGATTCTAACCGGGGCTTCTAGCTTGCGGCTTGAGGCTTGCGGCTAGTGCTGGATAACGACCTTGGTCACGCCCGACGCATCACGCTCTACGCCAGACGCCTGACGCACGAAGTAGACACCTGACTTCGGGCTGACCACCCTCCGCCCCATCGCGTCCAAGACGACGCTCGATGCCAGACGCTTGACGCCGGACGCCCCGGACAGAATCGTCGCTGGCGGCTTGTGGCTTGCGGCTTGGGGCTCTCCTCTATGCCCGCGCCGTAGAACTCAACAATCTGCAGCCCTGCTGTGTCGCTCGCCACGTAGGCATAGCCGCCGGCAACCGCCACACCAAAGGCGGGGCCCGGGGTGTTGTAGTACCCTCGCTCCTCCGGGGAACCGGGGTCGAATACGGCTATCACCCTGAGCCCGGAGTCGAGGTCTGCCACGTAGGCGTAGCCGCCGGCAACCGTCACTCCCCAGGAGAGACCTGGGGTGTCGCAGAACCCCCGCTCCTGCGGGTCTGCAGGGTCGGATACGTCTACCACCCTGAGCCCGGCAGAGTCATCTGCCACATACACGTAATCATCCGAGACTGCTATGCCATTGGCCTTACCCGGCGTCTTGTGGCGACACGCTCCCGGGGGTTTGCCGGATCGGCTACGTCTATCACTCTCACCCGATGACAGGAGTCGTCCGCAACATACGTATAGCCACCGGCAACCGCCACGCCAAAAGAGTCGTCCACTGTGTCGTCGCAGCATCCCACCTCCGACGGTGAAGCAGGATTCGATACGTCAATGACCCGCAGCCCGGCAAGGCCGTCTGCCACGTACGCGTAGTTCCCGGCAACTGCCACGTCCCTGGCCTGGCCCGGCGTGTCGCAGTACCCCGTTTCGTGCGGGGCCGTGCGAGCGGACACGTCTATGACGCACAACCCGCCGAAGTCTGCCACGTAGGCGTAGCTCCCAGCTACCGTAACGCCACAAGCCGAGCCCCGCGTTTCGCAGTAGCCGACCTCGACCGGGTGAGCCGGGTCCGAGACTGCGATCACTCGCAGCCCGGCGGCGCCATCCGCGACATAGGCGTAGCCTCCTCCCACGACGACGTCTCGGGCATTGCCCGGCGTGTCGCAGTATCCGACCAGCCGGACATTGAGCGAATCCGCAGCCAACGCGGCGTCGACCAGCAACAGAGCCAGACTGATCACTGGCAGCACGAGTACGTACTTCATGGTGCCTCCTGAGTGCATGATCATCGTCCG comes from candidate division WOR-3 bacterium and encodes:
- a CDS encoding acyl-CoA dehydrogenase; this encodes MDFSFGEDADMVRQTAHEFVRRDLLPQEPKFLNAKDPAERTAIVEAATGSLKEMGLYSAGVPEAFGGGGLGPIETCLIADELGQTIIPVEWGELTPILYECSDTQKPKYLAPVVEGAKTYSVAFDEPVPFSEPAKMATTATQSDSGYVLNGAKLLAKPKADFYLVFAIGPIGPICLILDPGTPGTTLTGNLLTLRDCAVTAEQVLGPPGKALSLGRKWFPLTRIIRAAAILGTCDRLLEVSAQYAHDWTSMGTHISERASIQQTLADMAGDIEALRWMVYHTAWLAAEGKKVEYDSMLVKLQSQRVLTETVNRSVRIHGGTIPPIAEWLRKNAADSDATDLLRLAVARETISRLQP